The Halonatronomonas betaini nucleotide sequence ATACCCAAGAATCATATTTTCATTAAGATCAAAATCCAAAATCAAGCCTCTCTTATGTCTATCTTCTGGAATATGGGCAACCTTTTCTTCTTTTATCTGTTTTGAGTTAAGTTGCGTAACATCTTTACCCCTCAATTTAATTTCCCCAGATTCAATTTCTCTTAAACCAGTAATTGCTTCAACTAATTCTGACTGGCCATTACCTTCTACCCCGGCAATACCAAGTATTTCTCCTTTTCTTACCTGCAAAGAAATACCATCAACAGCCTGAATCCCTCTGTTATCTTTAACTTTTAAATCTTTAACACTAAATATTTCCTTGCCAGGATCAGCTTCAGTCTTTTCAACCTGTAATAGTACCTGACGGCCAACCATTAACTCAGCAACATCTTCTTCAGTAACATCTTCAGTATTTACTGTATCAATACTTTTACCGCCTCTTAAAACAGTTATCCGATCAGAAATTTCTTTGACTTCCTTCAATTTATGTGTAATAAAAATAATTGTTTTCCCCTGTTCTTTTAGAGATCTAAAGATCTCAAAAAGTTCTTCAATTTCCTGTGGTGTTAAAACAGCAGTCGGCTCATCAAAAATAAGTAGATCCGCTCCACGGAATAAAGTCTTAATAATTTCAACACGCTGCTGCATACCTACCGATATGTCATGTATTTTAGCATCTGGATCAACCTTTAAACCATATCTTTCTGAAATCTCTTTAACAGTATTTCTAGCTTTTTTCCTGTCAAGCATTACCCCTTTACGAGGTTCCGAACCTAAAACTATATTTTCTGTAACAGTTAATGGTTCAACCAGTTTAAAATGCTGATGGACCATACCAATACCTAAATCAATTGCATCCTGAGGTTCATCTAAGTCTACTTTTTTACCCTCATAATAAATTTCGCCACCATCCTGGTTATACAATCCATACAAAATATTCATTAAAGTAGTTTTCCCGGCACCATTCTCACCAACTAATGCATGAACTTCTCCTTTTTTAATGGATAGATTAACATTATCATTAGCCTTTACACCAGGAAATATTTTAGTTATATTCTGCATATCTAATAAATAATCTTTTTCCCTAGACATTATATTTCCTCCCTGGGAGTATATAAAATAATCTTATCTTAATTTAATCAGGACTCTGCCAGAATTGGCAGAGTCCTGGAAAATTAATTGAATACTAATATTATTTACTAATCAAGAAGTTTACTCGGGTCTGCCAGTCTCTCCCCAGTTTTCTACTTCTATTTCGCCATCTTTAATCATTTCAGCAATTTCATCGATTCTTTCAGCATGCTCTGCAGTTACGTTTTCTTTCATCTCTTTAATCATTTCTAGCTCTTCTTCAGAAATAACTCCATCTTCATAAGCCTGCTCTTCTTCAATATCTAATTCTGTTAAGCTGGTTAGACCAACACCACCATCAGCAAGACTGTAAAATAAGTTCTGGCCGCCTTCATAGGTGCCATCTACAACAGACTCAACAACATCAAATACAGTATTATCTACACGCTTAAGCATACTTGCAATAATTCTTCCAGGAGCTACATGATTCTGGTTAGCGTCTACACCAATAGCATAAATGTCTTCTTCTTCAGCTGCCTCAAAGACACCAGTACCTGTACCACCGGCAGCATGATAAATAACATCTGCATCATCATCGATCATACCAAGAGCTATCTCACGACCTCTAGCTGGATCACCAAAGTCATCAGCATATCTACGAAGTACCTCTATATCTTCATCAATATATTTTGCTCCCTGATAATATCCGCCTTCAAAACGGTGGATTAAAGCAAAGTCAACACCACCAACATAACCGATTGTACCAGTCTCTGATACTAGAGCAGCTAAAGCACCAGCTAAGAAAGAACCTTCATGCTCATCAAAGTTTAATGATACTACATTATCAAGGATATCTTCAAATGGTTCATCAACATGAGCAAAGTTGATATGTGGATAATCCATGGCAACTATCTCTAGACTATCTGCCATCTGGAAACCAACACCAATTACTAGATCATAATTCTGCTCAGCAAAACGACGTAAAGCTGTTTCATCTTCAGCAGGATCTGCTGGCTCGATATAATCAAAACTAATACCTAATTCTTCTTCTGCTCTCTGCAGGCCACGATAGGCTGAATCATTAAATGATAGATCACCAAGGCCACCAGTTGATAGAACTATACCGACTCTAACATCTGAACCATGGTCATCTGCCTCAGCAACCTGCCCAAAACCAGCAAAAGCTGCTACCATAATGAAACTGAATACTACTGCAATACTAATTATTTTCTTGCTCAAAATAAAAACCCCCTTATAAATTTTAAATTCTTAATCTATTCCATTATTAATATATCATTTTTTCCCTAGTCTTGCAACTAATTAAGTTAGCCAGATTAAAAAAATTATGTTATAATTAATTTGCATTTAATTATTTAAAGGAGGTCATAAAACCATATGTATCATAGACAACAGTCAGAAGATCAATATTTACTAGTTTTAGGAAGAAGATCTACCGGTTCAGCCATAATTGGTTTCTTAATTGGCATAATAATTTCATTAATAAATAATTTTAATATACCTGGATTAATATTTTTCTCATTATTCGTGGCATATTTAACTGGTACAGCTTTCTGGGGTGTATATAAATTAAACCGCTGGTTCTATAAATATCGATCAAAAATGCCTGACCCAATCTGGCAGATATTCAGGGTTCCTGTATGGGCAGCTGGAATTCTCATAGGAATAATGTTTTACGGAGCCTTCCAACAGTTCATTCTGCTTTTAGCTCTTGATGATGGCTCAGGAAAACCGACTGTACTTCAATCAATTATAATCTTAACCCCCTATATTGGGCCAAAATATGCAGATAAAATAAATTATAGCCCCCATGGAAAAAGAAGACATTAATATTCATAGAGCTTGCAGAGCCATTAAAGGCTCTGCATTTTTATTATATTCATTAAAATAATTCCATCTTTATTTTTCTCCAACTTTTCTACAGGACTCCTCCATGTATTCTCCAAGATTGCTCCGGGTCCCATCCGGGAGTAATCCGGATTTACTCCAGGACAGAGCCTATACTACCCTCTATCTAATTCTAATTAAATCCAAAACTTAACTTTAAATAATTCCAGGGACTATAAAAGTTTACAAAAAGCCTCTGGCCTGGCTCCACTAAGAGTTGAAGATCATAAACCTCCCCAGATACTATCAATTCCTGTCCCTCAGTTCTTGAAACCCTTAGCACTAATTCATCGATCCTAATATTCTGACCTTCCTGAACAAATTTACCATTTTTTCTCTTAAAATCTCCACCATCAAGAGGGAGACCTGCCCCATATGATTCAAAAACAGTTTTATTCAATATAAAACCATTATTATCAAGTTCAAAATTCTCAGAAACTTGTGTTTGAGCAACTGAATGTATATATTTCAATTCTATCTCAGTTGCCTGCACAAATATTGGTCTAACTTTAATTACTCCATTATCACTGGAAAATACAATCAAACCAACTGTATAGTTCATCAGGACAATTATTAACAGGAGAAAAATCAAAACCAGGATTATTTTCTTCATAATTATTCAGCTAACTTTCCACCTAAAAAATAAGGGCGTAAAGGTAAGTTTGCAGCTTTTCTCTGTGTTATATATATAACCAGTATTCCAGCCAGCCCAATTAAGTCAAGTTGTATATCTGGCACTGTAGAAAGAATTGCAAAACCTAACAAACCAATTCTTTCCCACCATCTAGTTTTAGTGAAGAAGTAATTCTGAATACCGGCCGACCAGGCATACATACCAATAACCGCTGTAATAACAATCCAGATTAATTTATACCAGGTCACATCAATCATTAGCATCATTGGTGAATAAACAAAAATAAATGGCAAAATAAATGCAGCCAGATCAAACTTAAAACCTAATAAACCGGTTTTAACCGGATCTGAACCAGCCACAGCAGCCGCAGCATAAGCAGCTAAACCTACAGGTGGAGTATCATCAGCTAAAACTCCAAAATAAAGTATAAATAAATGAGCTGCAATTATTGGAATTCCAAGTCTGGTTAAAGCAGGTGCCGTCAATGTTGCTACTATTATATATTTAGCAGTTGTCGGCAAACCTAAACCTAATAATAATGATGCAAACATTGTAAATACAAGGGTTAAAAAGACACTACCTCTAGCAAGGGTCAAAATTAAACTTGTCATTCTTAAGCCAAGACCACTTAATGTTACAACCCCGATTATAATCCCTGCACAGGCACAGGCCATAGCAATTCCAATCATATTTTTTGCCCCGGCTTCAAAGGCACCGACTAGTTCTTTAAAAAATCCAATAAATAATTCTTTACTAGAAAATATACCCTGTTTACTCTCCTTTGTAGGATCTATCGGCAATAAATCTGGAGTAATATCTTCTCTCTTAACCCCTTTACTTTTACACCAAACCATAATAAATAATTTAGCTCCCAGGCTAACTATTATAGCCATAACAATTGCCCAATAAGCAGAGCCTAATGCTGTCATCCTCCTAATAACTAATAGATAAACCAGACCAATTATTGGTATAACAAAATATATCCCTTTAATTAAAGTTGGGAAAAATGGCGCTAATTCCTCTTTATTCATTCCCTTCAAGCCGGTCTTTTCAGCCTGAAGATGAACAATTCCAAAAATAGCAACATAACTTAAAATAGCCGGAATAAATGCCGCTCTGATAATCTCTACATAGGGTAACCCGGTAAATTCAATCATAATAAAGGCTGCAGCCCCCATAATTGGAGGTAAAAACTGACCATTTGTTGAGGCAGCTACTTCAACACCACCGGCCACTTCTGGTGTAAAACCCATTTTTTTCATTATCGGTATTGTAAAAGAGCCAGTCGTTACTGTATTGGCTATTGAACTACCTGATATCATACCCATTAAACCGCTTGTAACAACTGCTGCCTTGGCAGGACCACCTTTCTGATGACCTAACCCGGAAAAAACAACCTTAATAATATATTCTCCAATTCCACTCTGTTCTAAGACAGAACCAAATAATACAAACATAAATACAAAAGTTGCAGATACACCAATTGGAATACCAAAAATACCTTCAGTTGTAAGATATAAATGAGAAATAATCCTTCTTAATGAAAAACCTCTATGTGCTAAAATTCCAGGCATATAAGGCCCAAAATATGCATAGACTAGAAATACTGAAGCAATAATCGGTAATGCAATTCCAATAGAGCGCCTGGTCGCCTCTAAAACAAGTAATATTGCAATAGCTCCCATAATCAGATCAAGTTGCTCTGGCATGCCTGCCCTAAAAGCCAACTCATAATGATTGAAATATATATATAAACAGGCTACAGTCCCTGCAGCTGCAAGAATAATATCATACCAGGGGACTCTATCCCTATCAGTTTTTTTCAATGGGTACATAACAAATGCTAAAATCATAAGTAATGCTAAATGGATTGATCTCTGTTCAAATGAAATCAAAAGACCAAAGCCACTGGTATAAAAATGAAAAATCGATACTGCAATTGCAATAATTGTAGCAAATTTTGCCCATAACCCTCTAATATTTCTCATTGAAGCTAATTCTTTTTCTATATCTTCTGGCTTCTTTATAGTTTTATCTTTAACCTGCTCATCCATCATGTAATACCCCCTATCATAACAAATAGAAAGCATGAGGGTAATATCATATATCATACCCCCATGCATTCTAAAAATAAATTAAAATAATCTAAATATCTTATTTAATTAATATTCCATGCCCTGTTCATCAAAATACCTCTGAGCACCTGGATGCATTTCTATTGGCATTCCATCAAGTGCTGTTTCAAGGCTAACATCTCCTCCACGGGCATGGGTCTCAGCAAGTCTATCTAGATTATCAAATATTGCTGCTGTCACATTATAAACCATATCTTCATCTGCTGCCTGATTGGCTATAATCATAGCTAAAACAGTTACAGTAGTAATATCTTCATCGATATCACTATAGGTTCCTCCAGGAATATCTATTGAGGTATAGAAAGGATAATCTTCCTGTAATTGGGCAATAATATCCTCTTCAATTTCTAAAACTTTAGCATCATTGGTTGCAGCTAAATCCATGATAGCAGATGTTGGAATTCCAGCAGTTATAAATGCTGCATCTACATGACCATCTCTTAACTGATCAACTGCTTCTGCAAATGATAGATAATCTATGGTCATATCATCATAGGTTAAGCCATGGGCCTCAATTATCTGACGGGCATTAGCTTCAGTACCACTACCAGGAGCTCCAACAGCAATCCTCTTATCTTCAAAATCATATACTGATTCAATCTCATTACCTTCTAAGGTTACAATCTGAATAATCTCTGGATATAATAAAGCAACACCCCTTAGATCATCCAATGGATCACCATCAAACATCTCTGTACCATTTTTAGCATAAAAACTAATATCGTTCTGGACTAAGGCAAACTCTACTTCTTGATTCTGGATAAGCCTTACGTTTTCAACAGAAGCCCCACTAACTTCAGCAGTAGCATTTACATTATCAACATGCTCATTGATTAATTCTGCCATACCTCCACCTAATGGATAATAAACTCCTGCAGTTCCACCAGTCGCAATCGAAATAAACTCCTGTGCAGATACCGGACCACTAAATACTAGAGCAAATGCCAGCACTAAAAATAATAAAAACTTAAACTCTCTACTCATAGAAACACTCCTCCTCATATTTTATTATTTATACACTACTGTTAATATTATAACAAACTTTAACAATTTAATCAACAAAAATTTAATCGCTAAAATCTAGATAACTTTTTCAACAAATATATCTACTATCTCAGGATCAAACTGACTGCCTGCATTATCATAGAGTTCAGCAATTGCCTCTTCTTTTGTTAAAGGCTCTCTATATAAACTTTTATTAACCATTACATCAAAGGCATCAATAACAGCAATAATCCTTGATTGGACTGGAATCGATTCACCCTCAATACCTCTAGGATAGCCATTGCCATCCCATCTCTCATGATGATGAAGAATAATATTAGCAATATCAGTTAATTTATCAGATGACCTGGCAATCCTGTAACCAGTCTCAGGATGTTTTTTTATCTCTATCCATTCATCAACAGTTAATTCCCCTGCTTTTTTTAATATCTCTTCAGGCGTTGAGATCATTCCTATATCATGAAGATAGGCAGCTTTTTCTAACCTCTCCATCTCAGCAGAATTAAATTCTAATTCCCTGCCAATTTTAAAAGCCATTTTCTTTAACCTTTCACAGTGACGCTGGGTCTCAAATTCTTTCTCCCCTAATTTCCCCATTAAAGTTTCTAATACTAAATTTTTAACTTCTTCGCTCTCTCTAATTTTGTTCTCATACATATTTGTATCAGCATTCTTTAAAACCTCATTAATATCTTCATTTTCATTTTTCTTAGTGGCTAAACCAAGAGCAATACTAACAGGTATTATTGAACTCTTCTCCTGCTTACAGTTATTTTTTATTCTTTTTAGAATTTTCCTGGCTTCTTTATTAGAGGTATCTGGAAGAATAATCGTAAATTCATCGCCGCCAAACCTCCCGATGATATCTTCCTGCCTGCATGATTTCTTTAATATCCTGGCAACCTTCTTTAATAAATCATCACCGGCTTTATGCCCAAAAGCATCATTTACCAGTTTCAAACTATTTACATCCCCTGCAATAATTGATAAAGGCAGCTGCCTCTGGCTATCCAGCCTCCTTAATTCCTCCTCAACAAACATCCGATTATACAAACCAGTCAGTTTGTCATGAAAGCCTAAGTATCTTATCTCCTTTTCAGCTCGAAGCCTTTTTATTGCAGTTGCAGTATGAGAAATCAATAATTCTGTTAATCTTAAATCATCTTCACCAAATTTTTCAACTTCAGTCGATATAACCTGAAAAATCCCGTATTCATCAATTGGAACAGTAATAGCAGACCTATACTCGCTTTTTACTGGATTAGCCAGTTCCTCTTCCCTGACATCTTTAGTTATAAGTGATTCCTGATTATTATAAACCTTGCCGCCGATACCCTCAACTGGACCTGAGACTGAGCCCCCTTCAGGCACGCCAGAAGATGTCATCTTAACTTTAAACATATTATCTTCAACTAAATCAAGAGTACAGACATCAAATTCTAAAATCCTTTCTGCAGCCTCAACTGTTAACTCATATACAGATTCCTCATTTTGGGTAGAAGCCAGTTTAATTGCCACATTATGGAGCTCTTCAATTTTATTATGGGCCATAACCCTATCAGAAATATCCCTCACAACCATAACAGCCCTGTCTGAGCCAGCAGCTATCATTCTGGCTTCAAACCATTTCTTTCCACCTAAAACATCCAGTTCATATTCAAAAACTTTTATCTCAACATCCTTTAATGCCTCATTTAAATTATCCATTATTAACTCAGCCTGCTCAGCAGGCAAAACCTCTTCAATCTTTTTTCCTAATAAATTCTCCCTTGAATCATATAAATTTTCATTCTGCCCAGTCCAGATTTTCAAATATCTACCCTCATCATCTAAAAACATCAAAATATCAGGTAAGGTAGCAATTATAGACTGAAACAACTCTTCCCTTTCATATAATCCCTTTTCAGCTTTTCTCTTTTCAGTTATATCTTCAGCCAGACATAAGATCCCTTTTATATTTCCAGTTTCTGAATAAACAGGCTGTCTTCTGATCTTTAATATATGTTTTTTGCCATAATGATCAGTTAAGCTCTGTTCTATAGTCAATTTTCTCCCGGTTTCAAAAACAACCTGATTATCTTCAATAAAAGCATCAGCTTCTTCAGCATTTAAGAAGATATCTTTTAAATCAACAGAACTCATATATCCAGGTTCCAGTCCAAAAAAGTCAGCATGTCTCTCATTTACTTCCTGATAAGTACTTGCAGAATCATGATACCAGGCATGAAAATCAAACTCA carries:
- a CDS encoding TAXI family TRAP transporter solute-binding subunit: MSREFKFLLFLVLAFALVFSGPVSAQEFISIATGGTAGVYYPLGGGMAELINEHVDNVNATAEVSGASVENVRLIQNQEVEFALVQNDISFYAKNGTEMFDGDPLDDLRGVALLYPEIIQIVTLEGNEIESVYDFEDKRIAVGAPGSGTEANARQIIEAHGLTYDDMTIDYLSFAEAVDQLRDGHVDAAFITAGIPTSAIMDLAATNDAKVLEIEEDIIAQLQEDYPFYTSIDIPGGTYSDIDEDITTVTVLAMIIANQAADEDMVYNVTAAIFDNLDRLAETHARGGDVSLETALDGMPIEMHPGAQRYFDEQGMEY
- a CDS encoding TRAP transporter permease — encoded protein: MMDEQVKDKTIKKPEDIEKELASMRNIRGLWAKFATIIAIAVSIFHFYTSGFGLLISFEQRSIHLALLMILAFVMYPLKKTDRDRVPWYDIILAAAGTVACLYIYFNHYELAFRAGMPEQLDLIMGAIAILLVLEATRRSIGIALPIIASVFLVYAYFGPYMPGILAHRGFSLRRIISHLYLTTEGIFGIPIGVSATFVFMFVLFGSVLEQSGIGEYIIKVVFSGLGHQKGGPAKAAVVTSGLMGMISGSSIANTVTTGSFTIPIMKKMGFTPEVAGGVEVAASTNGQFLPPIMGAAAFIMIEFTGLPYVEIIRAAFIPAILSYVAIFGIVHLQAEKTGLKGMNKEELAPFFPTLIKGIYFVIPIIGLVYLLVIRRMTALGSAYWAIVMAIIVSLGAKLFIMVWCKSKGVKREDITPDLLPIDPTKESKQGIFSSKELFIGFFKELVGAFEAGAKNMIGIAMACACAGIIIGVVTLSGLGLRMTSLILTLARGSVFLTLVFTMFASLLLGLGLPTTAKYIIVATLTAPALTRLGIPIIAAHLFILYFGVLADDTPPVGLAAYAAAAVAGSDPVKTGLLGFKFDLAAFILPFIFVYSPMMLMIDVTWYKLIWIVITAVIGMYAWSAGIQNYFFTKTRWWERIGLLGFAILSTVPDIQLDLIGLAGILVIYITQRKAANLPLRPYFLGGKLAE
- a CDS encoding ABC transporter ATP-binding protein; translation: MSREKDYLLDMQNITKIFPGVKANDNVNLSIKKGEVHALVGENGAGKTTLMNILYGLYNQDGGEIYYEGKKVDLDEPQDAIDLGIGMVHQHFKLVEPLTVTENIVLGSEPRKGVMLDRKKARNTVKEISERYGLKVDPDAKIHDISVGMQQRVEIIKTLFRGADLLIFDEPTAVLTPQEIEELFEIFRSLKEQGKTIIFITHKLKEVKEISDRITVLRGGKSIDTVNTEDVTEEDVAELMVGRQVLLQVEKTEADPGKEIFSVKDLKVKDNRGIQAVDGISLQVRKGEILGIAGVEGNGQSELVEAITGLREIESGEIKLRGKDVTQLNSKQIKEEKVAHIPEDRHKRGLILDFDLNENMILGYHYLEPFSKKGIMSYDSVEEYTKGLIKEYDVRTSGPDALAKNLSGGNQQKVVIAREFNRDPEFLIASQPTRGVDVGSIEFIHNQIIERRDNGAGVLLVSAELSEVLSLSDRIAVIYEGEIMDVLKASETDEIELGRLMTGSEAKAGGGKDAG
- a CDS encoding DUF1850 domain-containing protein; translation: MKKIILVLIFLLLIIVLMNYTVGLIVFSSDNGVIKVRPIFVQATEIELKYIHSVAQTQVSENFELDNNGFILNKTVFESYGAGLPLDGGDFKRKNGKFVQEGQNIRIDELVLRVSRTEGQELIVSGEVYDLQLLVEPGQRLFVNFYSPWNYLKLSFGFN
- a CDS encoding BMP family lipoprotein gives rise to the protein MSKKIISIAVVFSFIMVAAFAGFGQVAEADDHGSDVRVGIVLSTGGLGDLSFNDSAYRGLQRAEEELGISFDYIEPADPAEDETALRRFAEQNYDLVIGVGFQMADSLEIVAMDYPHINFAHVDEPFEDILDNVVSLNFDEHEGSFLAGALAALVSETGTIGYVGGVDFALIHRFEGGYYQGAKYIDEDIEVLRRYADDFGDPARGREIALGMIDDDADVIYHAAGGTGTGVFEAAEEEDIYAIGVDANQNHVAPGRIIASMLKRVDNTVFDVVESVVDGTYEGGQNLFYSLADGGVGLTSLTELDIEEEQAYEDGVISEEELEMIKEMKENVTAEHAERIDEIAEMIKDGEIEVENWGETGRPE
- a CDS encoding HD domain-containing phosphohydrolase, with product MSLNQKISNDRLADEDLFHIFFNEFDFHAWYHDSASTYQEVNERHADFFGLEPGYMSSVDLKDIFLNAEEADAFIEDNQVVFETGRKLTIEQSLTDHYGKKHILKIRRQPVYSETGNIKGILCLAEDITEKRKAEKGLYEREELFQSIIATLPDILMFLDDEGRYLKIWTGQNENLYDSRENLLGKKIEEVLPAEQAELIMDNLNEALKDVEIKVFEYELDVLGGKKWFEARMIAAGSDRAVMVVRDISDRVMAHNKIEELHNVAIKLASTQNEESVYELTVEAAERILEFDVCTLDLVEDNMFKVKMTSSGVPEGGSVSGPVEGIGGKVYNNQESLITKDVREEELANPVKSEYRSAITVPIDEYGIFQVISTEVEKFGEDDLRLTELLISHTATAIKRLRAEKEIRYLGFHDKLTGLYNRMFVEEELRRLDSQRQLPLSIIAGDVNSLKLVNDAFGHKAGDDLLKKVARILKKSCRQEDIIGRFGGDEFTIILPDTSNKEARKILKRIKNNCKQEKSSIIPVSIALGLATKKNENEDINEVLKNADTNMYENKIRESEEVKNLVLETLMGKLGEKEFETQRHCERLKKMAFKIGRELEFNSAEMERLEKAAYLHDIGMISTPEEILKKAGELTVDEWIEIKKHPETGYRIARSSDKLTDIANIILHHHERWDGNGYPRGIEGESIPVQSRIIAVIDAFDVMVNKSLYREPLTKEEAIAELYDNAGSQFDPEIVDIFVEKVI